In the Hippoglossus stenolepis isolate QCI-W04-F060 chromosome 14, HSTE1.2, whole genome shotgun sequence genome, one interval contains:
- the LOC118121111 gene encoding cocaine- and amphetamine-regulated transcript protein, with translation MVSGRMLLLSASCWLLVFVGSCEERREERPHEDDAAKIQEEKELIEALQEVLEKLKSKQLPSTEKKLGWLPSCDAGEQCALRKGSRIGKLCGCPRETICNFNVLKCL, from the exons ATGGTCAGCGGCAGGATGCTGCTGCTAAGCGCCTCCTGCTGGCTGCTGGTTTTTGTAGGGAGCTGTGAGGAGCGGAGAGAGGAGCGACCACATGAGGATGACGCCGCCAAGatacaggaggagaaagaactG ATTGAAGCTCTACAGGAAGTTCTGGAGAAGTTAAAGAGCAAACAGCTGCCGTCGACGGAGAAGAAACTCGGCTGGCTTCCTTCA tgtgatgcaggcgAGCAGTGTGCGCTGCGTAAAGGCTCGAGGATCGGGAAGCTGTGTGGATGTCCCAGAGAAACCATCTGTAACTTCAATGTCCTCAAATGTCTGTAG